One window of the Triticum dicoccoides isolate Atlit2015 ecotype Zavitan chromosome 3B, WEW_v2.0, whole genome shotgun sequence genome contains the following:
- the LOC119281370 gene encoding probable WRKY transcription factor 53: MEERCALATELAQVLDTVRQLEAHMGVKGGADGGETCRTLVSSMRSSVDRSIHIAMSSCCVVLGAPESPPSAGGSPRSGGSDQAADSPCRGAHAAGQSKKRKTQPKWSTQVRVNSVEDVGPLDDGFSWRKYGQKDILGAKYPRAYFRCTHRHTQGCYASKQVQRAHGDPLLFDVVYHGNHTCAQGKHYNSQRPQPVASGEHRQPQPAGGQERISVGLKTQGGAPGVAAPFSFPSKQAGADTVSDFQAGCATTASPFMSPATSECKASTTESPMGDMDFMLQLADADFLDNSRYL; encoded by the exons ATGGAGGAGAGGTGCGCCCTGGCCACGGAGCTGGCGCAGGTGCTCGACACGGTGAGGCAGCTGGAGGCGCACATGGGCGTGAAGGGCGGCGCTGACGGAGGGGAGACGTGCCGGACGCTAGTGTCGAGCATGCGCTCCTCCGTCGACAGGTCCATCCACAtcgccatgtcgtcgtgctgcgtgGTCCTCGGAGCGCCGGAGTCGCCGCCGTCTGCCGGCGGGAGCCCCCGCAGCGGCGGCTCTGACCAGGCTGCCGACTCCCCTTGCCGCGGCGCTCATGCAGCTGGGCAGTCCAAGAAGAG GAAAACACAGCCCAAGTGGAGCACGCAGGTGAGGGTGAACTCCGTGGAGGACGTCGGCCCCCTCGACGACGGCTTCAGCTGGAGGAAGTACGGTCAGAAGGACATCCTCGGAGCCAAGTACCCAAG GGCCTACTTCCGGTGCACCCACCGGCACACGCAGGGCTGCTACGCCAGCAAGCAGGTGCAACGTGCTCACGGCGACCCGCTGCTCTTCGACGTCGTGTACCACGGGAACCACACGTGCGCGCAGGGCAAGCACTACAACAGCCAGAGGCCGCAGCCCGTAGCAAGCGGAGAGCACCGGCAGCCGCAGCCGGCAGGCGGACAGGAGCGGATCTCCGTGGGACTGAAGACCCAGGGCGGCGCGCCGGGCGTGGCGGCTCCGTTCTCGTTCCCCTCCAAACAAGCAGGCGCCGACACGGTCAGCGACTTCCAGGCAGGCTGTGCCACCACTGCATCCCCCTTCATGTCGCCGGCGACGTCAGAGTGCAAGGCCTCCACGACGGAATCCCCGATGGGGGACATGGACTTCATGCTCCAGCTGGCCGACGCCGATTTCTTGGACAACTCGCGCTATCTCTAA